The DNA sequence CCGCCTATGCCAGACGTGAATGCCCAGTTGCAATCCTTATTCCAGCAGCACGACATTTCCACCATTGCGTTAGACGACAAGGTGCTGCTGTTAACCAAGCAGCCCGCGTTGCTGCAGAGCCGGGTGACGCCCCGGCAGTTTCCCAACGGTGCCACGTCACAGCTCGACGTGCGCCTGTTCATCAAAGACCAAGTGCTGGTGGAAAGCTTCGGCGACATAGGCGAAACCGCAGAGGCGGCCCTGACCAACAACCTGGCAAATTTTGCCCGCAACAGCCTGCACGTGCTCCTGGCCGCCCTGCAGAGCGCGGAGCAGGATGAGCAGGTCAGCGTGGAGGACTGGCACATCAATGGCTCCCGTTGGCAGGCTTACGTTGGAAACTACGGTATAAAAGCAGCTAAAGGGCAGCTCGTGCCCGTGCCGGCAGAACTATTCCCCCGGTTGGAAGGCATCATTCACGGGCTTCCGCTGACGCAGAACTATCATTGGTTTCGATTCTTTGTCTCTAGCAACGACGCGCAGATTTCTAACCTCGAAGTTCTCTTTGACAACCACCCTCTGCCTGCGGCCGAACAAGAGTTTGTTAATTTCAACTGGCCCCTTATTCCCGAATTTTATAGCATCCGGTTGTTCCTAGTGCTGCGAAAAGTCGCCTAGTTATGATTTACTGAAACCCGGGTATTCACCACTTTTCTCCCACCGCCATGACCGTCGAATACATCCGCTACCGGATTGCCGCCGAGCAGCAGCCGGCCTTCGTGCAAGCCATCCGCAGCGCCCACGAGCTGCTCGCCCAGGCCCCCGACTGCCTGCGCGACGAGCTCAGTCACTGCGACGAAGAACCCGAGCTGTTCATCTGGCGCATCGAGTGGACGTCGGTGGACCGCCACCTCAACGGCTTCCGCAAAAGCGCCCAGTTTGGTGCGTTCTTTCAGCTGGTGAAGCCG is a window from the Hymenobacter aquaticus genome containing:
- a CDS encoding DUF6348 family protein; this encodes MPDVNAQLQSLFQQHDISTIALDDKVLLLTKQPALLQSRVTPRQFPNGATSQLDVRLFIKDQVLVESFGDIGETAEAALTNNLANFARNSLHVLLAALQSAEQDEQVSVEDWHINGSRWQAYVGNYGIKAAKGQLVPVPAELFPRLEGIIHGLPLTQNYHWFRFFVSSNDAQISNLEVLFDNHPLPAAEQEFVNFNWPLIPEFYSIRLFLVLRKVA
- a CDS encoding putative quinol monooxygenase, with translation MTVEYIRYRIAAEQQPAFVQAIRSAHELLAQAPDCLRDELSHCDEEPELFIWRIEWTSVDRHLNGFRKSAQFGAFFQLVKPFYQSIQEMNHYAVV